A section of the Acidobacteriota bacterium genome encodes:
- a CDS encoding FAD-binding oxidoreductase — MTAGGGEARRRVLGQVVAGDQMRPMPGGALLVEPRDVEQMGRVVALAHEHGWTVLPRGGGTSSGRAAGAGRPDIVVSTARLDRLLFHDPARMVATAECGIPVRELQRQLRARKQFLPLDPPLPPAATLGGLLATNAFGPRRIRYGTARDWVLGTELVRFDGERLPAGAPAAGNASGYDLSQLYVGAWGSLGILARVHLKLAPWPPAAGLLCVSPLEREPAAALVARLLGRPLPLTAALFRSRALDAPGELLLLFEGLPELIERQVDAAAAWLRQEGAPHPPRSSAGSSARREIGEAIAGIAEPPPALRLRLNYAPGDYAPLIAELATADLGAAAEVSLPGSGVTWLVWRSVDGAREEELLRRAGEIVAVREGWAMVDRRPPERPWRGPAVVPAPESLELMRRLRRALDPAGTFPDPPFLEGT; from the coding sequence ATGACGGCGGGCGGCGGCGAGGCCCGGCGGCGGGTCCTCGGCCAGGTCGTCGCCGGCGACCAGATGCGCCCGATGCCGGGCGGCGCTCTCCTCGTCGAGCCGCGCGATGTCGAGCAGATGGGCCGCGTCGTGGCACTGGCGCACGAGCACGGCTGGACGGTGCTGCCGCGCGGCGGCGGCACCTCGTCGGGACGTGCGGCCGGGGCGGGACGGCCGGACATCGTCGTCAGCACCGCGCGGCTCGACCGTCTGCTGTTCCACGATCCCGCCCGGATGGTCGCCACCGCCGAATGCGGCATCCCGGTGCGCGAGCTGCAGCGGCAGCTCCGCGCGAGGAAGCAGTTCCTGCCGCTCGACCCGCCGCTGCCGCCGGCAGCCACGCTCGGCGGACTGCTGGCCACCAACGCGTTCGGGCCGCGCCGCATCCGCTACGGAACCGCACGCGACTGGGTGCTGGGCACCGAACTCGTGCGGTTCGACGGCGAGCGGCTGCCGGCCGGAGCCCCCGCGGCGGGCAACGCCAGCGGTTACGACCTGAGCCAACTGTACGTCGGCGCCTGGGGTTCGCTCGGCATCCTGGCCCGCGTGCATCTCAAGCTCGCTCCCTGGCCGCCCGCGGCGGGACTCCTGTGCGTGTCCCCGCTCGAGCGCGAGCCGGCGGCAGCGCTGGTGGCGCGGCTGCTCGGCCGGCCGCTCCCGCTCACTGCCGCGCTGTTCCGCTCCCGGGCTCTCGATGCGCCGGGGGAGCTGCTGCTCCTTTTCGAGGGTCTGCCCGAGCTGATCGAGCGCCAGGTCGACGCGGCGGCGGCATGGTTGCGCCAGGAGGGGGCTCCCCACCCGCCCCGTTCCTCCGCCGGTTCCTCGGCCCGTCGGGAGATCGGCGAGGCGATCGCCGGGATCGCCGAGCCGCCACCGGCGCTCCGCCTCCGGCTGAACTACGCCCCGGGCGACTACGCACCGCTGATCGCGGAGCTGGCGACCGCGGATCTGGGCGCGGCCGCCGAGGTCTCGCTGCCGGGGTCGGGGGTGACGTGGCTCGTGTGGAGGTCGGTGGACGGCGCTCGCGAGGAGGAACTCCTGCGGCGCGCCGGCGAGATCGTCGCCGTCCGGGAGGGATGGGCCATGGTCGACCGCCGCCCACCGGAGCGGCCCTGGCGGGGGCCGGCGGTGGTTCCCGCGCCGGAGTCGCTCGAGCTGATGCGGCGGCTGCGCCGCGCGCTCGATCCGGCCGGTACATTTCCCGATCCACCCTTCCTCGAGGGAACGTGA
- a CDS encoding alanine--glyoxylate aminotransferase family protein, whose translation MSDPAFRPPRRTLLGPGPSGVLPEALEALALPALGHLDPDFLELAGRVRDLLRPLFGTENELTFAVSGTGTAGMECCLLNLLEPGDRAVVGVHGYFGRRMADIAWRAGAEVFEVSSPWGEPLDAAAMAEVIAERRPKLVAFVHAETSTGVLQDPAPIARAAREAGALVVLDCVTSLGGLPLAIDEWGIDAAYAASQKCLGAPSGLAPVTFGPRALEAYFERKTAPRSFYLDLGPLRHYWDPPHGYHHTASSHLFYALHAALQAVHAEGIAARAARLERLHRGLVAGLEALGLEIPVAREHRLPMLTPVLVPEGIDERDVRAELLSRHGIEIGGGLGNLAGRAWRIGLMGASACERAVVELLDALDGALAARLGRPRRGAADAARARLG comes from the coding sequence ATGAGCGATCCCGCTTTTCGTCCCCCCCGCCGCACCTTGCTCGGCCCGGGTCCGAGCGGAGTTCTCCCCGAGGCGCTGGAAGCCCTCGCGCTCCCGGCGCTAGGGCACCTCGACCCGGATTTCCTCGAGCTCGCCGGCCGCGTCCGCGATCTCCTGCGCCCGCTCTTCGGCACGGAAAACGAGCTGACCTTCGCCGTGTCGGGAACCGGCACGGCGGGAATGGAGTGCTGCCTTCTCAACCTGCTCGAGCCGGGCGATCGCGCCGTGGTCGGCGTGCACGGCTACTTCGGCCGCCGGATGGCCGACATCGCCTGGCGCGCGGGTGCGGAAGTGTTCGAGGTCTCCTCCCCGTGGGGCGAGCCGCTCGACGCCGCCGCGATGGCGGAGGTGATCGCCGAGCGCAGGCCGAAGCTCGTCGCTTTCGTGCACGCGGAGACCTCGACCGGGGTGTTGCAGGATCCCGCTCCGATCGCCCGCGCGGCGCGGGAAGCCGGCGCGCTCGTCGTCCTCGACTGCGTGACCTCGCTCGGAGGACTGCCCCTCGCGATCGACGAGTGGGGGATCGACGCCGCCTACGCGGCCTCCCAGAAGTGCCTCGGGGCTCCGTCCGGCCTGGCGCCCGTGACCTTCGGCCCGCGAGCGCTCGAAGCCTACTTCGAGCGCAAGACGGCCCCCCGCAGCTTCTATCTCGACCTGGGCCCGCTGCGCCACTACTGGGACCCGCCGCACGGCTATCACCACACGGCGAGCAGTCACCTCTTCTACGCCCTCCACGCGGCGCTCCAGGCGGTTCACGCCGAGGGGATCGCCGCCCGCGCGGCACGACTCGAACGCCTGCACCGGGGTCTCGTCGCCGGGCTGGAGGCGCTCGGCCTCGAGATCCCGGTCGCCAGGGAACACCGCCTTCCCATGCTGACCCCGGTGCTGGTCCCCGAGGGGATCGACGAGCGGGACGTGCGCGCCGAGCTGCTCTCCCGCCACGGCATCGAGATCGGCGGGGGACTCGGCAACCTCGCCGGCCGCGCCTGGCGGATCGGGTTGATGGGCGCCTCCGCTTGCGAGCGCGCCGTCGTCGAACTGCTCGACGCCCTGGACGGGGCGCTCGCGGCACGACTCGGGCGGCCGCGCCGGGGCGCCGCCGACGCGGCCCGCGCCCGCCTCGGTTGA